The Vibrio tubiashii DNA window CCATGAGCGCCAACAAGCACAATCGTCACAGCAAAGCGATTACCGTCTGTTGAACGTAAGAAGAAGGTTTCTATCTTTCTTTCTCCCATCACCAAGTACTGAGTTTTAATGCTATAGACAGAGTAATCCCAGTGACCCGATTCATCGATAACCAAGGAGCCTAATGTGCCTGCCTTAGCGGTGACACTCTTAGGGTTAAAACGAACGCGACGACGGTTTTCTCCACTAATAGAGAACATACCGGAATCAAACAGCAATGGGGAAAAGTCACGTTGCACCATTGATAGTAGGCTCGCATCGCCCGACGGTGCACCAAAAGAGTTCGCGGTATGGGTGTTATTGGTCATTTGATCTAGGTAAGCCATAACGTTCTCCTTAAGATATCTAGACTCAACCACTGTGAGCGCTCATATCTTCTACTAACGCAATGTGCATGCCAAAAAAACAATACTCAACCAAGTGAATATTACCTCATATTTTCAAATAGATAATATTTCCGCAAGAAAATCGTTATCTGCATTCTCAAAATGGGAAGCAAAACAAGAGGTCTAGAACCAAAATGAAAATGTCATTCTCACATTGAATTTTACGATCAAAAACGAAGAGGGAGAGCTAATAGCTCCCCCCTTAACTATCTTTATTGATAGCAAAGTTCGACCGTCATTCTAAGTCTCAACTTGCAGGACTTTAAGTTGCTCGACTAATGCAGTCACTATCGCATCATCGCTAGAACCACTACCCAAGCCTAGTTCGCTGTAGCCCATATCATTGATCTTGATATTGGTTTGCCCGCCGTTTTCATCGGTCACTTCTAGTAATGTATACGCATCGTTGTTAGGGTCGTTGATGTCATCGGCCACATTGGCATCGATATGAGCGAACAAGTCATTCATATTAGGTGCATCAGGCAATAAGTCTGATAGGTCAATAATGTCATCGCTGACTGAGAAGTCCGCCAAGGTGTCTTGGGTTGGATTTAGTGCACTCCCTGCATTGCCACTCAGCATCACAAAGGTATCTTCGCCTAGTCCGCCTAACAAGATGTCATCACTTGCGCTGCCGGTTAAAGTATCATCCCCTTCATGCCCGTAGGTTTGAGAGAGGGTGATCGCTTGCTCGCTGACTAAAGTGCTCAGCAGCTCCGCTTGAGTCATACCGGTAGTATCTTCACTGGTCAGTTCGCTAATTAATACATCTTGTAAAGTAATGGTTTGAACCAAATTTTGATTGCTATCGAACAAGCTAATTTGTGTATCAGTTCCAACCTCATCGATGCTCACTTGCTGCGCTACTGAGACTGATTGCCAAACATCGTTAGCATTGACGAAGCCAGATAGGTCAACGATGTCTTCACCAGCATCAAAGTCTTTCACGTAATCGGTACCTGGCTGGGCTGATGTACCAACCGTAGAGTCACTCCAAGCGAAGCGGTCTGCTTGCCCTACATCAGAACCGTCATTAGGACCGCCCCATAACCATTCATCTGCGCTGCTCGCTTGCAGCAAGTCATAGCCGACACCACCTTGTTGAGCCACATTACCAATAACCGTAATAGTAATGACTTGCTGTGTGGTTTTAACACCATCCGACACTTGTACAGTGAACTCGTCAGTATCTGTGGCACTAGCGACTAAGTCATTGGTTGAGCCTGGATTAAGTTGATAGTTCCATGCACCAGTTGACGGGTTAAAGCTCAACGTACCGTACTGACCGACTGAGTTGCTCACCAATTGCCAAGTAAGATCACCAACATCAGTTTCGGTGTCTGTCGCTGCAAGCTGCCCAGAGGTTTGATTGAGGTAATCTTCTTGAACCTGACCTGTCGCCGAACCAGTAATTACTGGCGCATCATCGGTACCTTGAATGTTGACGGTTAACACTTGAGTAATCGCGCTACCATTTTGATCATCAATGGTTACCGTGAAGGTATCGCTCACCAACTCATCTTTAAGCAGCAGTCCTGCAGCAGCATTTAGTGCGTAGTTCCATACACCAGTTGTGCGGTCAATCGTCATTTCACCAAAGCTACTGGTCAGCATTTGCACATCTCCGGTCAAGGCGAAGGTGTGCGTATCACTGGTGTCTTCATCGTCTATAACAATGCTGCCACTTGCCGATGTAATCGCACTGTCAGCATTGATAGTTTCCGTTAATGTGCTGTCTGCAACAACCACACTTGGCACACCATTCGTACCTGTCACTTCAAACTCTACGACTTGAGTATCCGTTTCATTAAGTTCATCCATAACTTGGATGGTGTAGCTGAGAGTTAGGAGCTCTCCTGCCGCTAAAGATTGGATATCAGCATGGGAATTATTAAGTTCAAACTCCCACGCTCCAGTGGTTTGATTGACCGTCAATGTGCCTCTTGCATCCGAGCTAACCACTGACCAAGAGTGAGGGTCTGAGGTATCTGGGTCTCCACTGTCGAACGTACCAGAAAGGGTTAACAGCGAGTCTTCTGTCACTTCCTGAGTCGCTATGGCAACAATATTAGGCGCATCATTGGTACCGTTAATGGTGATAGTGATGTCTACGATATTAGATTCGCCATTTTCACTATCAACCGCTTTGACTTGAATAGTATCTGTAGTGCTTTCACCCACTGCCAGCGCATTAACCGCAGGAGCAGTATCATCGACCACATAGGTCCACTCACCTAAAGCGTTCACTTGTAGCGTGCCTAAGCTGCCATTCGAGACGATAGAGAAGGTTGCACTATCTCCCACATCAGCGTCGCTGACCACCAGCTTACCTGACGCGTTACTGCCTGACGCTTCTTGCACAATACCTTGCGTATCCCCCGACAAAATTGGAGCATCGTTTGAACCAGTGACAGAAACCGTGACCACTTGGCTGACCTCTGTACCGAGGTCATCCGTAGCGAATACAGTAAAGCTCTCGGTGACCACTTCATCTTTTGCTAATGCTTGCAGATGTGGCTCATCATTATAAATGGTGTAGCTCCACTCACCGGTCGCATCGATAATAAACAGACCATAAGTACCATTGAGCGACTTGGCTCCAAAAGTCACTGTGTCGCCGCTATCAACATCTTCACCGATAAGCTGCTTGGTTTGAGTTAAGACGCCATCTTCACTCAATGACGCATTAGCATCTCCACTAATAGTTGGGGTTTCGTTGACGCCATTGATAGTAACCACAACGTCTTTTTCAGACTCTAAACCAAGATTATCAACCACTTTCACCGTGAAGGTTTCGGTTAATGGCGCTGAGTCTCGGCCATTGAGTTCGATAAGTACATCTAAACTCTCATCCAAGTCATAGGTCCATTGCCCATTTGCAGCCAAACTAAACACACCGAAGTTTCCAGACTGATTTACTGCTGTCCACGTGTGACTGTCATTAGTATCGACATCGCCCGGCTGCAAGTTACCCGAAAGAGTTGAGGTATTATTGGCATTGGTTGACTCGGCCAAATCGCCAGTAATGTTTGGTGCATCATTGCTCCCCTGAACATCCACAGTAAATTCCATAAACTGCGGTTTGCCACTACCATCAACAACGGTTTTACCATGCTCATCGACGACATAAAGCGTAAAGGTATCTTGCACCGTTTCACCGGTTTGTAGTGACTGAACCGCATTACTGTTGTTGTTTAAGGTGTAAACCCAGTTACCGCTCGCGTCCACGATGATACTACCGTATTGGCCCAAGCCATCGACTAAGGTCCAGGTTGGATTGTCACCAAGATCTGTTGGTGCGGCTAGCGATCCCGAAGCGGTGTAAATGCCGTCATCACTGCCATCTTGGTCATCGATATCCTCTGTCATGGTGAGCGTTTCAATCACAGGGTCCACAACCAGTACGTCTTCACCTACACCTGTTACTTGTAAGGTAATAGTTCGGGTATCAGTCGCAAGCTCGCCATCGGTAACCGTCACGATAAAGGTTTCAGTGGCCGTTTCTCCATGAGAAAGATCGTTAACCGCAGCGTTATCGGCCAAAACGTACACCCACTCACCGCTGTCTGCATCGAGTGTTAAGTTGCCGTAAGTGCCTGCTGCTGGGGTAGCTGGGTCCAGCGCCCAAGTATGCGTGTCGCCATTGTCTGGATCATCGACACCAAGTACACCGGATGCTTGCGGAGAAACCTCATCGGTCACTTCACCGACTTGAACAGTGACGCCCGGCGCAGGTTCAGTGGCAGAAGAGTCGGTAAAGGTGATCACTGGTTCATCGTTTGTACCTGTGATCAAGACATTCATGCTGTAATGATCGCCACTGGTGGTTTGAATGCTCCACGTTTCGGTAATGATTTGCCCTTCAGCGAGCCCCTGCACCAAATTGCTGTTGTTAAATAGCTGATAATCCCAGCTGGATGGCGACGTGAAATCAAGTTCACCAAATATTCCACCTGACAATGGGGAAACCTGGCTAATGACGTACGCAGGGTCAATAGCTCCAGAGCTTGTCGGTTGTAAGTCTTCAAAGACTGTAGTGTTAATCGTACCTAAATTTGTACCCGGCCCCGTTCCGCCACCAAAGCCACTCTCATTTTGTCCATGTACATCAATGGTGATCTGGTGCCACTCTGAGACACCACCATCATTGTCGGTTGCAGAGACATAAAAGGTTTCTTGGGCGATATCACCCAAGTTGAGCGCTTGAGTATCTGGGTCGCTGTTGTTTAACTGGTAAACCCATTGGCCATTGTTACCTAGAGTTAACGTACCGTAGATGCCTTGACCGTAATCGGCGTCACCAGGATCAGTACCATTCTCAATCGCCCAACTGACCACAGAGCTGTCTTTGTCGACATCCGAAGAGGTTAACTGCCCACTGGTAGAGCTGAAATCGATCGCACCAAAGTTAGCACCATCTTCAATCACACTACCTGAGCTATCCCCAGTGATGACAGGCACATCATTAGTCCCTTCAATGTTGATGGTGACGTATTGGGTGATTACGCCGCCAAAATCATCTTGAGCAATCACAGTGAAGACTTCTGACACTACTTCTTCCCGCTTCATCGCATCCAATGAATCTCGGTAAGCCGTAAAGCTCCACTCGCCCGCTTGGTTAATATCAAACTGACCAAAATTACCTTGGTAACTATTGGCAATAAAGCTTGATGTGTCGGCATCGTCTATGTCTGACAAGATCATCACACCCGTAATATCGGGAGAGGCTTGGTCTTCGACAAAGGTACCGGCAATATCACCTGATACGGTTGGCAGATCGTTGGTACCACGAATGGTGATCACCACATCACGACTGTCGGTTTCACCATAGCTATCGACCACTTCAACGGTGAAGTTTTCTTGCAAGGTTTGGTTTGGATTAAGCGCTTGGATCTCTTCAAGCACATTGTTAAGTGAATAGACCCATGAGCCGCTAGAGGTCATGGTAAAGCTGCCGTAGTTACCGACTAGATTGCTTGGTGACCATAAGTGAGTATCGTGATCGTCTGGATCACCATCTTGCAATTGGCCACTAAAGCTTGATGTATCTTCTCGGATCGTTTTGGCAACATCCCCCTGAATACTTGGCCCATCATTGTTTCCTTCAATATCGATAACGAAATTTTTGATCGACACTTCACCAAACCGGTCGACGACTTTTATCTGCACCGTATCTTGCAGAAGGTCGCCCTCATCAAGTCGATTCACTGGATTTTTGCTGTTATTTAGGGTGTAAATCCAATCGCCATTCCCATCGACCACAAAGTTGCCATAGGTCCCATTTGAGATGACAGTCCAGTCTGCTGAGTCACCAACATCAGGATCGCCCGAACCAAAGGTGCCGCTAATGGTACTTGGCATATCATCTTCAACAATCGTAGGCGTATCACCAAGGACGATATCAGGTGTGGTGTTAACACCAGCCAACGAAATATCCACCGTGATAGTTTCTGTGGCGCCATTGATATCCGTGACTTCAACTTCGAATGTATCGACTTCTGTTGTGCCCGGTGGGATAGATTTGGTACTCCAACGGGTACTGTCGAGTTGATACAGCCATTGGCCGTTATCATCGACGGTTAATATGCCATATAGGCCACTCGCCTCACCGTTAATATCTTCCCCAACCACTTTCCAGCTATGCGCATCGTTGGTATCAATATCAATGGCTAACAATTTGCCTGTTGCGCTACTTTTCGCTGGCGTATCTTCAATCACACTACCAGTCGTGCC harbors:
- a CDS encoding VCBS domain-containing protein — its product is MAYLDQMTNNTHTANSFGAPSGDASLLSMVQRDFSPLLFDSGMFSISGENRRRVRFNPKSVTAKAGTLGSLVIDESGHWDYSVYSIKTQYLVMGERKIETFFLRSTDGNRFAVTIVLVGAHGGALIEELETTISFG
- a CDS encoding VCBS domain-containing protein, with product MKQSLSFPEGAQIAVDKDGNVRVLPLGLPPQPEEIVITQSDLDSLPELKDALVDSSELPLAVDSDIDEITRLLEQGVDPTSIDDFATAAGANEGASLTAQEGIERDGTEKIASTLFETSAAREESELDTPSLFDDPSFQTRNLAPFAAIESRTYAEESGSNALSITLPFDLDDEALIITITGLPSLGRVTLEDGTPILLGQELAIEQLTSLQFEAPDEVDNAGEIAGLLEYTVDDGAGLFNSVQPGSVQILLTPINDAPIAFDSEGSVIENQTLEGRLPGGEDVDGTIVSYQLLASPELGNVTVNTDGSFVFETGTDFDFLPEGETTQVSFLYSVTDDGGLNSQLQNVTITVTGVNDAAVIAGFDFGEVIEDSQGAELIDSGQLTISDADGAQEEAFDISSVEPSTGVLGQLEIDETGRWQYRVNNADVQYLGEGETKQELFTVSSADGTEHTVTVTIIGVNDAAVIAGQDTGSVKEDESTPLLTESGTLTISDVDGADEELFVPESLTAPEDAIGTLTIDQNGQWNFELDNSSIQYLGEGETITQVYTVESIDGTSHPITIQVIGTNDASVITGDDVGTVTEDESTPQLIDTGSLRISDVDGEDEELFVAATGITSTGALGNLDITQDGDWTYTVDNADVQYLAEGETKVETFTVESLDGTEHTVTVTIMGVNDSAEIAGDDIGAVTEDDDTPLLTDSGTLTISDADDGEAEFKPSSVVASAGALGALTIDAAGNWDYQVDNADVQYLGEGETKVETFTVESLDGMEHTITVTITGVNDSAVIAGVDTGEVTEDDSTPLLTDSGTLTISDADTGEAEFKPTSVVASAGALGALTIDETGNWDYVVANDSVQYLAEGETKVETFTVETLDGTQHTITVTITGVNDSAVIAGVDTGEVTEDDSNPLLTDSGTLTISDADTGEAEFKPSSVVASAGALGSLTIDASGNWDYQVDNADVQYLAEGETKVETFTVESLDGTEHTITVTIIGVNDRAEIAGDDVGAVTEDDDNPLLTDSGTLTISDADSGEAEFKPSSVVASTGALGSLTIDAAGNWDYQVDNADVQYLGEGETKVETFTVESLDGTEHTITVTITGVNDAAVISGDDVGTVTEDESAPQLIDTGSLRISDVDGADEEIFVAATGITSAGALGSLDITQDGDWTYTVDNADVQYLAEGETKAETFIVESVDGTEHTVTVTIVGTNDIPTMVGDLTGEVKEETTLQTTGTLTPVDVDNGATHTWTLVGQTDSTYGSISIDDQMGEWTYTLDNNAAQPLAEGQEVQETFVVQVDDGLGGSSQQNIVITIEGTNDDPVISGDDSGNTVEDLMLVADGSLSVEDSDLTDNHTWSIQGNGQGSYGSITINQNGEWEYTLDPSLTQSFEHGELYEEQTFTAIVNDGNGGTDTFEIDIDILGQNDAPDISGRSTRTIWEDDGSGVRSGTLNTGDPDVNEVHIWSIVGDPNGQFGSLTLDQNGVWTYTLDTNATQAANTQALSLNQSVKEYFMVQVVDKHNQVDTQQVVVTVKGRNDAPEIDGVLVGTVTEDDALPVTTSGQLNHNDVDGLDDHVWSLQTNQGQYGSLQIDANGEWTYTLTNGHSEVQALLPGETLTETFLVTVTDDTNDNKSWNNASDTETITITIEGSNDTPSITGGTTGSVIEDTPAKSSATGKLLAIDIDTNDAHSWKVVGEDINGEASGLYGILTVDDNGQWLYQLDSTRWSTKSIPPGTTEVDTFEVEVTDINGATETITVDISLAGVNTTPDIVLGDTPTIVEDDMPSTISGTFGSGDPDVGDSADWTVISNGTYGNFVVDGNGDWIYTLNNSKNPVNRLDEGDLLQDTVQIKVVDRFGEVSIKNFVIDIEGNNDGPSIQGDVAKTIREDTSSFSGQLQDGDPDDHDTHLWSPSNLVGNYGSFTMTSSGSWVYSLNNVLEEIQALNPNQTLQENFTVEVVDSYGETDSRDVVITIRGTNDLPTVSGDIAGTFVEDQASPDITGVMILSDIDDADTSSFIANSYQGNFGQFDINQAGEWSFTAYRDSLDAMKREEVVSEVFTVIAQDDFGGVITQYVTINIEGTNDVPVITGDSSGSVIEDGANFGAIDFSSTSGQLTSSDVDKDSSVVSWAIENGTDPGDADYGQGIYGTLTLGNNGQWVYQLNNSDPDTQALNLGDIAQETFYVSATDNDGGVSEWHQITIDVHGQNESGFGGGTGPGTNLGTINTTVFEDLQPTSSGAIDPAYVISQVSPLSGGIFGELDFTSPSSWDYQLFNNSNLVQGLAEGQIITETWSIQTTSGDHYSMNVLITGTNDEPVITFTDSSATEPAPGVTVQVGEVTDEVSPQASGVLGVDDPDNGDTHTWALDPATPAAGTYGNLTLDADSGEWVYVLADNAAVNDLSHGETATETFIVTVTDGELATDTRTITLQVTGVGEDVLVVDPVIETLTMTEDIDDQDGSDDGIYTASGSLAAPTDLGDNPTWTLVDGLGQYGSIIVDASGNWVYTLNNNSNAVQSLQTGETVQDTFTLYVVDEHGKTVVDGSGKPQFMEFTVDVQGSNDAPNITGDLAESTNANNTSTLSGNLQPGDVDTNDSHTWTAVNQSGNFGVFSLAANGQWTYDLDESLDVLIELNGRDSAPLTETFTVKVVDNLGLESEKDVVVTINGVNETPTISGDANASLSEDGVLTQTKQLIGEDVDSGDTVTFGAKSLNGTYGLFIIDATGEWSYTIYNDEPHLQALAKDEVVTESFTVFATDDLGTEVSQVVTVSVTGSNDAPILSGDTQGIVQEASGSNASGKLVVSDADVGDSATFSIVSNGSLGTLQVNALGEWTYVVDDTAPAVNALAVGESTTDTIQVKAVDSENGESNIVDITITINGTNDAPNIVAIATQEVTEDSLLTLSGTFDSGDPDTSDPHSWSVVSSDARGTLTVNQTTGAWEFELNNSHADIQSLAAGELLTLSYTIQVMDELNETDTQVVEFEVTGTNGVPSVVVADSTLTETINADSAITSASGSIVIDDEDTSDTHTFALTGDVQMLTSSFGEMTIDRTTGVWNYALNAAAGLLLKDELVSDTFTVTIDDQNGSAITQVLTVNIQGTDDAPVITGSATGQVQEDYLNQTSGQLAATDTETDVGDLTWQLVSNSVGQYGTLSFNPSTGAWNYQLNPGSTNDLVASATDTDEFTVQVSDGVKTTQQVITITVIGNVAQQGGVGYDLLQASSADEWLWGGPNDGSDVGQADRFAWSDSTVGTSAQPGTDYVKDFDAGEDIVDLSGFVNANDVWQSVSVAQQVSIDEVGTDTQISLFDSNQNLVQTITLQDVLISELTSEDTTGMTQAELLSTLVSEQAITLSQTYGHEGDDTLTGSASDDILLGGLGEDTFVMLSGNAGSALNPTQDTLADFSVSDDIIDLSDLLPDAPNMNDLFAHIDANVADDINDPNNDAYTLLEVTDENGGQTNIKINDMGYSELGLGSGSSDDAIVTALVEQLKVLQVET